Proteins encoded by one window of Fusobacterium mortiferum ATCC 9817:
- a CDS encoding winged helix-turn-helix domain-containing protein, with the protein MILKNIIKKQGKTCKEVASILGLSKQNFSYKCKKFEEGKILFSKNQLNLISNFIKVDKSIFFE; encoded by the coding sequence ATGATTTTAAAAAATATAATAAAAAAGCAAGGAAAAACTTGTAAAGAAGTTGCAAGTATATTAGGTTTATCAAAACAAAATTTTAGTTACAAATGTAAGAAATTTGAAGAAGGAAAAATATTATTTTCTAAAAATCAGTTAAATTTGATTTCAAATTTTATAAAAGTAGATAAATCAATTTTTTTTGAATAA
- a CDS encoding GIY-YIG nuclease family protein, producing MGKNFHFQTPFHFLNFCNKYINLEEEDKKVLEYFVDKAIKGDMLCQAIINRFTAILKFEQNNTLDREKIISILSEVYYCDVNLRKIIKKYNLNLNIFGDIKTIFKEEDYSVSEEFIKEMEDLVQVYGLYFLYDQDKNLIYIGKSRNLNERIPSSVKERKAYYLKYKLTKTLTDTHILELYYIAKLKPILNKDSKENDDTTLTIEYSFKKESDFIKIRGDK from the coding sequence ATGGGAAAAAATTTTCATTTTCAAACACCATTTCACTTTTTAAATTTTTGTAATAAATATATTAATTTAGAAGAGGAGGATAAAAAGGTCTTAGAATATTTTGTAGATAAAGCTATAAAAGGTGATATGCTTTGTCAAGCAATAATAAATCGTTTTACGGCAATATTAAAATTTGAACAAAATAATACTTTAGATAGAGAAAAAATAATCTCAATATTAAGTGAAGTTTATTATTGTGATGTAAATTTAAGGAAAATAATAAAGAAATATAATCTAAATTTAAATATTTTTGGAGATATAAAAACTATTTTCAAAGAAGAAGATTATAGTGTATCAGAAGAATTCATAAAAGAAATGGAAGATTTAGTTCAAGTTTATGGTTTATATTTCTTATATGATCAAGACAAAAATCTTATTTATATTGGAAAAAGCAGAAATTTAAATGAAAGAATTCCTAGTAGTGTTAAGGAAAGAAAAGCATATTATTTAAAATATAAACTAACAAAGACATTAACAGATACACATATTTTAGAACTTTATTATATAGCAAAATTAAAACCTATTTTAAATAAAGATTCAAAAGAAAATGATGATACAACATTAACTATAGAATATTCTTTTAAAAAAGAAAGTGATTTTATAAAAATAAGAGGTGATAAATAA
- a CDS encoding nucleoside triphosphate pyrophosphohydrolase family protein: MLKYNPNINLILNSQSVDVNKTIVIEELSELQKELCKDLRGYERRLEIKEEICDVYICLQLLKEIYNFSDEDLEKMYKRKMMRNLERIEVE; encoded by the coding sequence ATGCTTAAATATAATCCAAATATAAATTTGATATTAAATAGTCAAAGTGTTGATGTCAACAAAACGATAGTAATTGAAGAATTATCAGAGTTACAGAAAGAACTTTGCAAGGATTTGAGAGGTTATGAGAGAAGATTGGAGATAAAAGAGGAGATATGTGATGTTTATATCTGCCTACAACTTCTGAAAGAGATTTATAACTTCTCTGATGAAGACCTTGAGAAAATGTATAAAAGAAAAATGATGAGGAACTTAGAGAGGATAGAGGTAGAGTAG
- a CDS encoding KTSC domain-containing protein: MILRKDNLDSSQIKDIEYNTENQTMIVRFQDRVLKSGIVRKGKRYLYKNVPQEIYEIIISAKTNPEFEFSHGKCFHKLVKIHEELFPCTKLD; encoded by the coding sequence ATGATATTAAGAAAAGACAACTTGGATTCCTCACAAATAAAAGATATTGAGTATAATACCGAAAATCAAACTATGATTGTGAGATTTCAAGACCGTGTATTAAAAAGTGGTATAGTTAGAAAAGGAAAAAGATATTTATATAAAAATGTTCCACAAGAAATTTATGAAATAATTATTTCAGCTAAAACTAATCCTGAGTTTGAATTTTCTCATGGAAAGTGTTTTCATAAGTTAGTTAAAATTCATGAAGAATTATTTCCCTGCACTAAACTTGACTAA
- a CDS encoding DNA cytosine methyltransferase, whose product MNCLDLFSGAGGLTEGFVRAGYNIIAHVEKEFSASLTLKTRIAYHYLKQTNQLKIYYSYLNDEISREKLYSHIPSQLLDSVINEEINDESINDIYNKIDILRGNKEIDIIIGGPPCQAYSLIGRAASKSKMVGDSRKYLYKQYLKFLERYRPKLFVFENVRGMLSSKDENGNNIFEKIVIEMKEIGYNIDYKILDAKDFGVPQSRKRVIIIGWKNELNFKYPNFETIKNDITINQLFADLPKIKAGEKINFKKIVPQIEVLSKLNLLDDDFNIISQHISRPNNINDLKIYKIAVNLFSEGKTLKYTDLPSSLISHKNLTSFLDRFKVVNGNGISHTMVAHIAKDGHYYIHPDIRQNRSLTVREAARIQTFPDSYYFENSRTAAFTQIGNAVPPLMAKIIAEKIKEAF is encoded by the coding sequence ATGAATTGCCTAGATTTATTTTCGGGTGCAGGGGGGCTAACAGAAGGTTTTGTAAGAGCTGGATATAATATTATTGCACATGTTGAAAAAGAATTTTCTGCTTCGTTAACTTTGAAAACAAGAATTGCATATCATTATTTAAAACAAACTAATCAATTAAAAATTTACTATAGTTATTTAAATGATGAAATTTCTAGAGAAAAATTATATTCTCATATTCCTTCTCAACTACTTGATAGTGTAATAAATGAAGAAATAAATGATGAAAGTATTAATGACATTTATAATAAAATAGATATTCTTAGAGGAAATAAAGAAATAGATATTATAATTGGAGGACCACCATGTCAAGCTTATTCACTTATAGGAAGAGCAGCTAGTAAATCTAAAATGGTAGGTGATTCTAGAAAATATTTATATAAGCAATATTTAAAGTTTTTGGAACGTTATAGACCAAAACTTTTTGTTTTTGAAAATGTAAGAGGTATGTTATCATCTAAAGATGAAAATGGAAATAATATATTTGAAAAAATAGTAATTGAAATGAAAGAGATTGGATATAATATTGATTATAAAATATTAGATGCAAAAGATTTTGGTGTTCCACAATCAAGAAAAAGAGTAATTATAATAGGATGGAAAAATGAATTAAATTTTAAATATCCAAATTTTGAAACTATAAAAAATGATATTACTATAAATCAATTATTTGCTGATTTACCAAAAATAAAAGCTGGAGAAAAAATTAATTTTAAAAAGATAGTTCCACAGATAGAAGTTTTATCAAAATTAAATTTATTAGATGATGATTTTAATATAATTTCTCAACATATATCTAGACCTAATAATATAAATGACTTAAAAATTTATAAAATAGCTGTGAATTTATTCAGTGAAGGGAAAACTTTAAAATATACGGATTTACCTTCTTCATTAATAAGTCATAAAAATTTAACTTCATTTTTAGATAGATTTAAGGTTGTTAATGGAAATGGAATAAGTCATACTATGGTTGCTCATATAGCTAAAGATGGACATTATTATATACACCCTGATATTAGACAAAATAGGTCGCTAACCGTAAGAGAAGCTGCTAGAATTCAAACATTTCCTGATAGTTATTATTTTGAAAATTCTAGAACTGCAGCTTTTACTCAAATAGGTAATGCAGTTCCACCATTAATGGCTAAAATAATAGCAGAAAAAATAAAAGAGGCTTTTTAA
- a CDS encoding BC1881 family protein, with protein MKNKNNLSSYSTKELYDELIKRGGVNTYFLEPYEKWKLILKTDAIELEGPATILVVID; from the coding sequence ATGAAAAATAAAAATAATCTAAGTTCTTATTCAACAAAAGAACTTTATGATGAATTAATTAAACGAGGTGGAGTAAATACTTATTTTTTAGAGCCTTATGAAAAATGGAAGCTGATCCTAAAAACTGATGCTATTGAGTTAGAAGGACCAGCAACTATATTAGTGGTTATAGATTAG